One Paramisgurnus dabryanus chromosome 9, PD_genome_1.1, whole genome shotgun sequence genomic window, aaactTATACATgcataaaaaagacaaaattctAACTCACTGAAATATAAACAGTGAgagattttcacaaaaatgagtgacagacaggagcaaaattaggtaacttcccctttaagatcCAATctactgttacacatgcgttttttattttagctgttAACTTTCTCTTAAGTCCTAAATTGTCATTTGAGGAaacttgcaaagacgggaattttaATGCATATATGTATTTAGGGTAAATAAATTGGcaaaaatgctcacgagcttaatgAGCAGTTGATGTGTGACTTGCACGGTCCTCTCACACAAAAACAGTGTGTTCATATAGCTCTGTtgttgtgtttcaatggctgaaaaacacttgtttaaaactgcggtgcttaaatacgtgtagaATCATTACGTTTTCGTGACCAGGTGCACAGCAACGTGATGTGGGCGCGTAACCTTGATAGAGaggatagtccaaaatctcaaTTGGTTTATCATATTATACCGGTTTATTGCCCACCCATATCCTATCTTCCTCCGGCTATTAAAATGGACATTTCGCAAAAAAAGGGAAATACATCAGTGTATTTATGACTAGttgttatatatttttcagGTACAGTGTaccccttacaaaaattaaccatggttttactacagttaaaaccaaacaaaaatgtttactgtagtaaaaccatggtaaccacaacaTAACCATaaagttaaaccatggttagtgtattAAAACAATTTGCTGGTAGTAATACTACACATTTACCATAATAAAACCATCGTTAATTTTCATAAAGGACAGTATTCAAAGAATTTAAATGCTGTTCATAATGTGTACAGAAAGAAAAAACTTTTAACATTTATAGTTTAACATTAGCAAATGTAATTCTGTAGTGTTTTTCGTCTTTGCGAGAGACTGAAATTTGACGTGCGTCCCTATTCTGTAAGAGGTTTCTCTTGTTTTGATTGGTTGAGGGAGAAGACTGGCGCGTTTGTTCGAGGAAGTTTACGCTGTGTTTTCTTCATCATTGTATCATCATGTGGTATCGTTGCGTTTTATAGTAATTTGAAATCTTCCTCAAATTTAAGCGGCTTTATATACACGACCTGAACTGATGTACCGTTAACATTGTGAGCAGTTTATTGTAACTATCATAGTTTGAATGCTTATTCTCAACCCACATCATGGAGCGTGACAGCGGTCGGTTTCCATTCCCCTTCCAACCTTATCCCATCCAGGAGCGCTTTATGGAGTCTCTTTACACTGCTTTGGATCAGGGGAAAGTTGGGATATTTGAGAGTCCAACTGGCACGGTCAGTCTGCCACACGAATCATCTACTGTAACTTACCTACTGTTACACGTGTCTTAACTTTGCTTTAAATTCCAGGGAAAGTCTCTAAGTCTTATCTGTGGTGCATTGACATGGCTGAGAGATCACGAGGAGAAGAAACAAGAGGCTGCCAAACTTCTGAATACTGAAGGTTTGGAGAAAGGGAGTGATGATGGGAAGGAGAAGAAGAAGAGCAGTGAAGCCTCAGAGCCTGACTGGGTGTCTGAGTTTGTCCAGAAGAAAGCAGAGAGAGACATGGTGAATAAGTTAAAGGTATGTACATGTTATTTGTCCTCGTACAGATCAGCCATATGCTTGTACGGAGTGTAAAACTGTCAACCATAATTCAGGATGAAGAACTGAAAAGAAAGAAGAGAGAGGAGAGACTGGAGATGATCAGACACAACGCTCAGCTCAGATATGCCATGAAGAGAAAAGTGAGTATTGCATggtaaaaagtaaaaggttaCCTTGACTTAACTGTTACATAACATTTTCATAAGCTATGATGACAGCCAACGTCATCAATGCAGGAACAAAAACTAAATATCAGACACTCTTAAAAGTCAAAAATAAATGGAAAGACCATCTGCTTTTCATTGCAATGTGTTGATACTAGGGGTGTAAATTGTAAAAGTTCATTACAATCTGATACAATATTGATTTTCTCTGCCAGCGATGCAATATTTGCCGATATGTCCAGGGCCGGTCCATGAGGTTATGGTCCCCTAGGCGAGACCATGAAATGGGCCCCACTGGTGTAAAAATTGTCCTAGCACTGCAATTTGACAAGTGAAATTAAAACACAACAATTACaattgatatatttatataagtGTAGAAGTTTtattaagtgcaacatattaaGTAGAGATCGACCGATTTATCTGTTTCCCGATATTTCCCATGGTATTTAAGTGTTTTCCCATGATCGGATATTGATTTTGTAATATCGGATTGATCGATAAACGGCACCATACTGTGGCAATTTTGAGAATTGCGCGCTGGACGTTAATTCAGCATCTGAGAAGAGGAGCTGACAACCATAGATATGCATAATAAAGGCTGTATAATAATGTCaccacctggcggccatcttaccacaggcagctcgctcactcatagcattgagttttaatgggcAGGTAcgtttaaatgaccataacttgctcaattttctaccaattttcaaacagtttggtttcttacaaatgttattaacgtggctataatcctggatgctttaacatgtttcatgaaaaaaaatttttttgtgtaagtatgcagtgtcataggtacaactttgacgtttataacaaatcAATGACTATACCAGGTTACTTATTGTACTTTAACAGGCCACTGAGGATGATGAGACTGTAAAGTTACTGCAGCTTAGCAAAGAGGGGGCGGAGTCAGAAACACACGACCCAGAAGAGGAGGGGCTTATCGTAGCAGAATATGAGAGCGATGAGGAGGCCACACCCAAAAGCAGGTATAGATACGATGAAGAAACGACTGCGTGGTTTTGTCCTCCAGTATTCTTCAAGTTCTGATTCTGTTGCCCACCAGGCTGTgtgaggatgatgatgatgaagatctAGAAGAAGATCATGTCACTAAGGTGCACGTTCAGTCTTCCTCCCTGAGATGGTGAATTAAGAGATTTTTGTGCATgtgtaatgtttgtttttgtctgtAGATTTATTATTGTAGCAGAACTCATTCGCAGCTGGCACAGTTTGTGCACGAGGTACAGAAGAGTCCTTATGGGGACAGCGTTCGATTGGTCAGTCTGGGCTCCAGACAGGTACACATAATATGCACCCACCTTGTTTTGACCGGGGTCTGTCATTCAATGTAAATTTGCATGGCAAACATTGAAATTGCTTTTCAACAAGCCACACCATTCATGGTGGACAAGTTATGCATCTAACTTGTATACTTAAGGATAAGGCTATGAACAATTTTGTGAGTATGACTGATGGCAATAATGATGTTTGGCTTGGCAAGCAAGAATTGAGCCATTTTTAACATTAGAATATTAATATGAACACATTGATGCATTAATCAAAGGCAAAACAGATGATGTGCATATGTGTGCGTGTTTTATTTTTCCCATTTCAGAACCTGTGTGTTAATCCAGAGGTTGTGCGGCTCGGAAATGTCCAAATGATGAATGATCGCTGTTTGGAAATGCAGAAAAACAAACACGGTCAGAAACGCAAACACACCGTCTGCCAATTCAAACGCAGCGttgttgatgtttttaaatgacagaCAGATTATGATCATGAGATTAGTCATTTTAGCACAATGATGTAAGTGTTAAACGTACTGTACTTCTGACCTCCATCTGCAGATAAACGAGAAAAGGCGTCAGACTCGGAGCCGAAGCGGCGCCGCGGTGTTGCCAAAGCGACGTGTCCCTTCTCTGGTTTTGAGAATTTGATGTCGATGAGGGACGAGGTGCTGGTGAAGGTGCGAGACGTCGAACAACTCTTACAGCACGGGCGAGACACACACACGTGTCCTTACTACAGCACACGCATGGCCATACCTGCAGctcaggtacacacacacacacacacacacacacacacacacacacacacacacacacacacacacacacacacacacacacacgtttaaaTACATCCACACTCTTAATATAAAATGAAGAACTCACTTACAAACTCgcttttttgtaaatatttttatcaGACTTGTTTGGGTTaggtaatttcactttaataacaatgaaaaggttattagtcaaaAATTTGTCACATGtcattttaatcattttattggtatttaatagggctgtcaaaaaattaattgcatacaaaataaaagtttgtgtttgcataatatatatgcGTGTGCAGactgtgcactgtgtgtaattattttgtatatataaatacatacacatgcatgcatgtatgtatttttgaaaacattatttgtgtgtttatttatttatttagattttcctatttatttatttagatttatttattttgattttatttggatatatttatttattttgatttatttattttgatatttctatttatttattttgattgattgattttgtttttatttatttatttattttgattgtattattttgattttataatttttattttgatatatttatttattttgatgtttctatttatttattttgatttatttattaattttgatgtatttattttgatatatttatttatttttatttttctatttttttttatttatttaataattttgatgtatttatttaaattgtattattttgattgtattatttttttattttgatatatttatttattttgattgattttatttagattttgatgtattattagattttaatattatatacgaatgtaaaaaaatatacacacataaaatttgtatgtgtgtatttatatatagcttataattacacacaatacacacacaaatatattatgcaaactttcattttgtatgcgatcttttgacagccctagtatttAACAAATCTGACTgcctttcactgcaaaaccctttaagtgcatGGAAAAATTCTCTAGTCAATCTTCCctgtcctttctgaataaaggtaAAAGGATCCTAAAAATGTCGTAATATATTCAGTTAAcctatttctgaatgacctgaggccGTGATTAAGAGAATTTGAAGCCAAAGTATTTGATAAATGCATACTACGTGCCGAGAGGTCGATATCAAACTCTTGCAGCTTTTGTACATgagctttttaaatgtttctcatTACATATAACACTTAGGTAACACACTTCTTACTGCATACTTTGTAGTGTAAAAGTGTGCATATTCACACGTATCTTACTCGCTTGTTAAAAGGTGGTGGTGTTGCCCTATCAAACTCTGCTCCATGCTTCCACTCGCAAAGCTTCTGGGATCAAACTAAAGGATCAGATTGTGATTATCGACGAGGCTCATAATCTGACGGACACAATCTCAGCCATACACAGTGTAGAAATGAGCGGAGCACAGGTACACAAACACAACCACACTTATAATACACACACAGTCATTCATCACAGGTCACTAATATAGTAAGTGTCTGTGTATGTTTCAGATTTGTAGGGCTCATTCGCAGCTCTCCCAGTACTGTGAGCGCTACAGGTAcaaaattaacttaaaaaaaatctttgaggTATAATGCAATCATAAATGTAAAGGATGGGGAAATGGGTGTGATTATTTTTGCAATTTTGTGTTTCATGCAGAAGCAGATTAAAGGCTAAAAATCTGATGTACATCAAACAGATTCTCTTTGTTTTGGAGGGACTTGCGCGCACACTTGGAGGTCAGATGTGAAGTGATGTTgttttatgtgtgtatttgaTCTTGTTTACTTTGCAATCATTTACTGAATGGTTTTGTGTTAACAGGTAAAGTGGGTCAGAATCCAAACACTCAGTCCTGTCAACCAGGTAAACAAACACCTGACATGCATTAAACACCTACTGCTGGTTATCATTTTATCTCAGACATCTGACTTTGCTTGTGAATTTGTTTCTAAAACAGGAAGTGAGCTACTGACTATTAATGACTTCCTGTTTAGGGCTCAGTGTGACAACATTAACCTTTTTAAGGTATTACAAAACTTTCTGCATTCTGGAAACTTCAAGTGATTTAAATTAAACGTTTTGTGGttaagttttgtttttctgtcttttgaAGGTTCAGAAATATTTTGAGAAGAGCATGATCAGCCAAAAGGTAACTATTGTGACATCTTAAAGAGTCCATAGACAAACGCACACAAgaaacacgcacacaaacaaGACACACACACGACACACGAATGCTCAAACAAGAAACACGACACACACAAGACACACGCACACGAACGCACAAACAagacacacacatgacacacgcaaacaagacacacacacccgacacacacatgcacacggcACACGAATGCACAAACAGGACACACgaacgcacacacatgcacatgaaTGCACAAACAAGacacatgacacacacacaagacacacgcacacaaacacacaaacaacacacaCCCACATGATTACACAAACAAGAAACACACACGAACCCACACACACATGATACACCCACATGAATGCCCAATCAAGACACAAACGCACACATGACACATGCACATGAATGCATAAACAAGACACATGACACACACAAGGAACACGAACACACAAACAACAAACACCCACATGAATGCACAAACAAGACACATGACACACACAAGGAACACGAACACACAAACAACCAACACCCACATGAATGCACAAACAAGACACACGAACGCACAAACACGACACACGCAACGCACGCACACGAATgcacaaacatgacacacacacgACACGCGCACACGGATgcacaaacatgacacacacaagacacgcacacacacatgacacacgCACACGAATGCACAAACAAGACACACCCACACGACTCACATGCACACGAATGCACAAACaagatgcacacacacatacacacacaaatgcaaaaataagacacacaacacacacaaatgcacaaaCAACACACTCGGCACACACAACGCACAAACAGGATACACACACGACACGCAAATGCACAAACAAGAAACACGGCATACACACGACACACAAACGCACAAACAAGACACAGCCACATGACACACAAATGCACAAGCAAgacacacacaaatgcacacacacacacgacacacacacacacacacacaggaatgCACAAACAAGACACATGACACACACAAGACATACGAACGCACAAACAAGACATGACACACACACGACATACACAAGACACACGAATGCACAAACAAGACACACAAACGCACAAACAAGACACACAACGCACACGAATGCACAAGCAAAACACACCCACATGACACACGCACATGAATGCACAAACAAGACACCCAACACACAAGACACGCACACGAACGCACAAACAAGACACACCAGCACGAAACGCACACACTAGACACACCACGCATGCAtggacatgcacacacacaagacACACACACTGATGATGATGTATCTTGTGTGCAGTTGTGTGGATTTGTGGAGAAGTATGAAGGCAACGGCATAACCTCGCAGTCCAGCTGTAAAAACAAAGAGAATCGTCGTATTGAAGGACTTGGACGTTACCTGCAGTCACTGCAAAACAACCCTACAGGTAACGCCCATCATACGGTTAACTTATCAACATTTACTGATCTATCGACAAATAGTTGTGTATAGTATGGtggaaaataaattttaaaacacaaataaaacattGACTCTATCAGTACATTGAatcttttttatagttttttaaaatcatttaatcgTTTTACTTTATGCAGTTGCTATGGTTTTCTGGAAATCTCTCTGATATTAGCGCACTAACAACTAACATCTCTTTAACAACTTCAAGGTCTCATTCAGTCTGTAGTGCAAAAGTAAACCATTAACTTTAACAAACATTTGCCATCGCCAACGATATTATTCTTCATGATTAAATGCcactataataaaaaaataaacagcagTCCTACATATATGTGTCGTAGTTGTTTCagaacagcaggtggcagcggAGGTCAAACCCACCATGGCCTCTCCAATGATGCTGGTCGAAAGTTTCCTGTTTGCTCTCACGAACGCCAACAAAGACGGACGAGTTGTAATACAGCGACAGGGTTTGTAGAGATTAAGAGCATCTGAATAAAGAAACacaactttatattaaacatcgtCCCTCTCACACATAATCCCATCTCTCTATCATCCAGCATGTCTTTCTCAGAGCAGCCTGAAGTTTCTCTTACTGAACGCAGCCGTTCACTTCACACAGATCGCGCGGGAGAGCCGGGCCGTGATCGTCGCCGGAGGAACCATGCAGCCTgtcagtttacacacatatacaaCAGACTCACAATTACTTTACTTGAATCATTTTATAATACAAACACATTCAATGATATATTAGGTTGTAAAAGCAATGCTAATTTTGTATGGATAGGTTGCAGATTTTAAAGAGCAGCTTCTGTTCTCGGCCGGAGTGACGGAAGATCGTATTTTGGAATTCTCGTGTGGTGAGTTTTACATCCGTTTTCTTTTCCATGCTTAAACTGCCGTGTATTAATGTGTTGTTGTTTACTGACTTCAGGTCACGTCATACCTCCTGAGAATATcctacccataatcctttgcacCGGCCCCTCAGGACAACAGTTGGAGTTCACTTTTCAAACCAGGGACACGCCACAGATGGTAAAACTTACACGTGTGTGCGCACAAAGCAGAAATGACACAGATGGCTACATGCAAacacaacaaaaaacatttagaaTTATGGCCACAAAATACACATCAGTCCTTGTGTCTGTTAACTGTAAGTGAGTTAGTGCTTTTGTGAGGATTGACTTACCCGCGCAAAAGGTCACAGGTTGGAACTCAGTGTACACTActgataaaatgtttacattgtaatgcactgtaagtcactttggataaatgcaTTTGCAAAACATGTAGAATTACAAAAATTATGAGGCATAAAAATAAAGCGCAATGCTTTACAATAGGGTTGTGTTGCTAAAGAGATGGTTcacagaaaaaaaatttttttcgtCATTttagggttcccacaggtccttgaaatccttgaaagtttgtgaatctgggggaaaaaattcaaggccctgggaagtttttgaaaatatacatacatagatacaggtcattgaaagtgcttgaatctattttatgcaagaagttttctgggaaaaaatccatattctctgtgtagtgtaggataatataataaaaattctagacttttaagcacacgtggtaaactgttcgcttttaatgcttatatcttctgtatgtgaatgttgatttataccaaaatacttttttgcatagttgtgtttgacacatgaaaacctgagaagggaacaagacgctgcatctcccttgccatacttcctgcgtacCTGTAACGCTATTTTAGGCtatattttagatattgatGTACTTCTAggctcccgcatcaccctgtctttgtcgttaagcctcaccattggttgaatttgatatacacattcagacgcacttacccctggaggcgtccccaaagtgtcaccgcagtgacgcagcgcgagttccctcgaaagggaactgtaacaatgtatcttaaaaggtaacacgatgtaaccttgctctcacttgaaatgtgtcaccacattaagtccttgaatttgagggtattagaCCTGGAAactccttgaaaggtccttgaatttgaagttaactaaggtgtgggaaccctgtcatttactcaccctcaagttgtccCAAACTTATACATttctttcttctgctgaacacaaagttgtttttaagaatgtttgtaaccaagtagatctggggcaccattgacttccatagtaagaaaaataatattatgcaagtgaatggtgccccagatttgttttttactaacattagtaaatgcattaggtAGAATAAACGGATAAGCAGCAATATAGTTTTTCTTAATTTATTAAGctttgttaaaggtgcagtgtgtaatttttaaaaggatctcatgacagaaatgcaaaataatatacaaaactatattattaggggtgtataaagacctttttataattaactgtatgtttttattaccttagaatgagacatttttatctacatacactgagggtccccttacatggaagtcgccattttgtgccaccatgtttctacagaagcccttaatggacaaaatttttttactaagttgtctacgtcgatgacatgtttttctggtggcggctactgtagcttctttatgcatttcaaaagtgaggggagagcagtggactgagctgttggttgcaatttgcaacctcaccactagatgctgctaaaatttacacactgcacctttaatgtcaACACAAGTGTTTgtgttcattgtgcattaacttgtgtaaacacaacttttatttttaaaaatgtattagtaaatgctaaaaattaacatgaactgaGATCAAGAAATGTTgcagaagtattgttcattgtttatGTTAACCAATGCATTAACTAAAATAACACTGAAAATGATACATTTGTCTCAGAAAAAGGTTAATTgacaataaattaaaataaatatgcacttttagtTGAATGATTTTGTGTTTACCTATGGTTAGATGGAAGAAACCGGTCGTGTTTTATCAAACCTGTGTAACATAGTGCCGGGGGGAGTGGTCTGTTTCTTCCCTTCATACGAATATGAGAAGAGAATTCTGGGACACTGGGAGGCAACTGGAGTCCTCCAGCGCTTACAGTCTAAAAAGAAGGTACACCAGCACATCCAGTACTGCAGCACTtcatatacagtatgcatacttaGCTAATGTTTTAGGGTTACGATGCTGTTTTGTATTTCAGATATTCCAGGAACCAAAGAAAGCCAATCAGGTCGAGCAAGTACTCAGTGACTACTCCAAATGTATACAGGTCTGTTGAGTTGCTATATGAAAATATCAGTACATGTATGTTACATACATGACATCAGGCTGTTTTATGTCACTTGTTGTATTTAATTTCAGCGTTGTATTAATGCCGAGGGCGGCCAATCAGGGGCGCTGTTATTTTCCGTAGTTGGAGGAAAAATGAGTGAAGGAATCAACTTCTCCGATGACCTGGGCAGGTGAGTAAAACTGTGCTAAAATTTTGCATACTTTGTGGATTTGCTCTATGCCTGGATGacttttacatttttcaaatgATGAATATCAACCGTGATTTACTTCCCGGCGATCCAATCAGATTCTTCCAAAAAGAGATGATACACAATATTAGATTAAAACTCCAAAACTCGTGTCAGATTTTCTCCAAAAACTTCTCAATTtcatttaataaagtattaaacaGTGTATGTATGCTTGTGTTTAGATGTATTGTTATGGTTGGAATGCCGTATCCCAACATAAAGTCACCAGAGCTGCAGGAGAAGATGACGTACCTGGACAAAAACATGGTGAGACGGCATAAAGCGAGTCACAAACTAAACAAATCTCTCATCTCTAACTGTTTATCTTTCTTCTCCTGTTTCAGCCTCATATAGATGGTAAAAGTCCAGGGAAAGCAATGATTGAAAATCTTTGCATgaaagctgtcaatcaatccatcGGTAGGTGGAGCCATGCACCGCAGACCTCCTTTGATTTATTATTGCATTAAATGCACCTTGTGGTGGAGACAGACATGCATAACATTTATTGACATGTGTAATAGCTGATAATCTCACTGTCTCACACTTGGTCTTTGCTTGCGCAGGGCGTGCGATTCGTCATCGTGGTGATTACGCATGCATTGTCCTGTGTGACCACCGTTACTCGCGTACAGGAACGCTGCAGAAACTTCCAGAGTGGATTCGATCcagcacacgcacgcacaccaGCTTTGGTCCTGCATTCGCAAGCATTAGAAaggtaaaatatatgtaaaggtgcagtgtgtaaattttagcggcatctagtggtgaggttgcgaaatGCAAACTGCTTACcccccagtcacattagctacaagagacagagcgacaggctaccattcattttcaatgtgaGTGGCGCGAGCAAGGTGGGGCCAAAATAGACAAGcaggctattttatgcaaatgctgagcGACGCGACAAAGCGACTGCCAATCGGAGTGAAGGAGCAGCGTGACGTAGGTCTGTGGTCGAGtctgagaaaataattcaagatggcggaaaatgcatatttctgtatatatctgataagtttggcattttatctcatatattttgttacttttatcgagaaataaatacttttaaatccaaaaacaccgttcttgtaacttaacaatacctctaaagtgacttttgataccgCTTTTAGATACTAGCCAAGGAACGCCCATTAAGCGAGTGTGCGTcgctcacttttgtagctaatgtgactgtaggGTCAGTCCAGTTCTCATCcatcgcttttgaaacacatagagaa contains:
- the ddx11 gene encoding ATP-dependent DNA helicase DDX11 codes for the protein MERDSGRFPFPFQPYPIQERFMESLYTALDQGKVGIFESPTGTGKSLSLICGALTWLRDHEEKKQEAAKLLNTEGLEKGSDDGKEKKKSSEASEPDWVSEFVQKKAERDMVNKLKDEELKRKKREERLEMIRHNAQLRYAMKRKATEDDETVKLLQLSKEGAESETHDPEEEGLIVAEYESDEEATPKSRLCEDDDDEDLEEDHVTKIYYCSRTHSQLAQFVHEVQKSPYGDSVRLVSLGSRQNLCVNPEVVRLGNVQMMNDRCLEMQKNKHDKREKASDSEPKRRRGVAKATCPFSGFENLMSMRDEVLVKVRDVEQLLQHGRDTHTCPYYSTRMAIPAAQVVVLPYQTLLHASTRKASGIKLKDQIVIIDEAHNLTDTISAIHSVEMSGAQICRAHSQLSQYCERYRSRLKAKNLMYIKQILFVLEGLARTLGGKVGQNPNTQSCQPGSELLTINDFLFRAQCDNINLFKVQKYFEKSMISQKLCGFVEKYEGNGITSQSSCKNKENRRIEGLGRYLQSLQNNPTVVSEQQVAAEVKPTMASPMMLVESFLFALTNANKDGRVVIQRQACLSQSSLKFLLLNAAVHFTQIARESRAVIVAGGTMQPVADFKEQLLFSAGVTEDRILEFSCGHVIPPENILPIILCTGPSGQQLEFTFQTRDTPQMMEETGRVLSNLCNIVPGGVVCFFPSYEYEKRILGHWEATGVLQRLQSKKKIFQEPKKANQVEQVLSDYSKCIQRCINAEGGQSGALLFSVVGGKMSEGINFSDDLGRCIVMVGMPYPNIKSPELQEKMTYLDKNMPHIDGKSPGKAMIENLCMKAVNQSIGRAIRHRGDYACIVLCDHRYSRTGTLQKLPEWIRSSTRTHTSFGPAFASIRKFFLEKRQRPLV